A window of Salvelinus alpinus chromosome 31, SLU_Salpinus.1, whole genome shotgun sequence contains these coding sequences:
- the LOC139561289 gene encoding N-acetyllactosaminide beta-1,3-N-acetylglucosaminyltransferase 3-like — MDGVPTTLLNNKSTRLCCIRILFPRPGVSRLVVLSLSSSLALLLLYSSMMGPQSPSALHQVFLHFRHVRSYPLLRRPRCCLHPPNSKLNPGSSHPRPNPWSLYPDSNHDLEASPILLLLAIKSHPANSDRRAAIRATWGEEREWRGQGVRRVFLLGLGRERGEEGGDPEVGEESERYGDILQWGFRESFYNVTLKEVLFWNWFHQECSTTVLYILKGDDDVYVDVERVVGFLQDRGRGEEGETLIRGGMRRGEEGETEIGGERGLKTEMKRVIGPGAGRERGTEGGAGREREGGAGRERGTEGGAGRGTEGKAGSPQPLYMGRIFVETHPVRIWWNKYFVPYSLYTGPYPPYAGGGGYLLSRDALSLLLHASTRVPLFPIDDAYVGMVAQAANLPARHHPGFMPVEYSPSRHPCHYLNSIMVLHKLLPTDLLHLWSFRQTQVHSCKDSAQDGLTFARANSPGSDWRES, encoded by the exons ATGGACGGGGTTCccaccacactactgaacaacaAATCCACCAGGTTAT gCTGTATTAGGATACTGTTTCCCCGGCCTGGTGTCTCCAGACTGGTTGTCCTGTCTCTTTCCTCCTCCCTGGCTCTGCTGCTACTCTACAG CTCTATGATGGGTCCCCAGAGCCCCTCTGCGCTGCACCAGGTCTTCCTCCATTTCAGACATGTCCGCTCCTACCCCCTCCTCAGACGGCCTCGCTGCTGCCTCCACCCCCCCAACTCCAAACTCAACCCTGGATCCAGTCACCCCAGACCCAACCCCTGGTCCCTCTACCCTGACTCCAACCACGACCTTGAAGCTAGCCCCATCCTTCTGCTCCTAGCAATCAAGTCCCACCCTGCCAACTCTGACCGCCGGGCTGCCATACGAGCCAcctggggcgaggagagggagtggagaggccAGGGGGTGAGGAGGGTGTTTCTACTGGGCCTGggaagagaaaggggggaggaggggggagacccagaggtgggggaggagagtgagagatacGGGGACATCCTACAGTGGGGGTTCAGAGAATCATTTTACAATGTGACTCTGAAAGAGGTTCTGTTCTGGAACTGGTTCCACCAGGAGTGTTCTACAACCGTTCTCTATATTCTAAAGGGGGACGATGACGTTTACGTGGATGTGGAGAGAGTGGTGGGGTTCCtacaggacagggggagaggagaagagggagagacattgataaggggagggatgaggagaggagaagagggagagacggagatagggggagagagagggttgaagACTGAGATGAAGAGAGTGATAGGACCAGGggcagggagagagcgaggaacagagggaggggcagggagagagcgag agggaggggcagggagagagcgaggtacagagggaggggcagggagaggaacagagggaaagGCAGGGTCTCCCCAGCCTCTCTACATGGGACGTATCTTTGTGGAAACCCACCCTGTGCGTATATGGTGGAATAAGTACTTTGTCCCCTACTCCTTGTACACTGGCCCCTACCCTCCCTATGCTGGGGGCGGGGGCTACCTCCTCTCCAGAGatgccctctctcttctcctccacgcCTCCACCAGGGTACCTCTCTTCCCCATCGACGATGCCTACGTCGGCATGGTCGCACAG gcagCTAACCTACCAGCCAGACACCATCCTGGCTTCATGCCTGTGGAGTACTCTCCCTCCCGTCACCCCTGTCACTACCTCAACAG TATCATGGTCCTCCACAAGCTGCTACCCACAGACCTGCTTCATCTCTGGAGCTTCCGCCAGACTCAGGTGCACTCCTGTAAGGACTCTGCCCAGGATGGGCTCACCTTTGCCAGAGCCAACTCCCCTGGTTCGGATTGGAGGGAAAGCTGA